The Paenibacillus sp. FSL R7-0204 genome includes a region encoding these proteins:
- a CDS encoding type 1 glutamine amidotransferase domain-containing protein, giving the protein MRLSGKKVIALVDDEFEDLELWYPVYRVREEGAEVHLAGLEKGKTYVGKYGVPATAEYSWDELKAADYDGILVPGGWAPDKIRRYSAVLKLVQDFNAAKKPIGQICHAGWVLISAKILEGVTVTSTPGIRDDMENAGAIWKDEPLVLDGHIISARRPPDLPPYGKAFCDALAGE; this is encoded by the coding sequence GTGAGACTGTCAGGTAAAAAAGTCATTGCGCTGGTGGACGATGAATTTGAAGATCTTGAGCTGTGGTATCCCGTATACCGCGTCCGCGAGGAAGGGGCCGAGGTTCATTTGGCCGGCCTTGAGAAGGGGAAGACGTATGTCGGCAAATATGGCGTTCCGGCCACTGCTGAATACAGCTGGGATGAGCTGAAGGCAGCCGACTATGATGGCATCCTTGTTCCCGGAGGCTGGGCCCCCGACAAAATCCGCCGGTACAGCGCTGTGCTGAAGCTGGTGCAGGATTTCAATGCTGCGAAGAAGCCGATTGGCCAGATCTGCCATGCCGGCTGGGTCTTAATCTCCGCCAAAATTCTTGAAGGTGTAACGGTCACCTCCACACCGGGTATCCGTGACGATATGGAGAACGCCGGAGCCATCTGGAAGGACGAGCCGCTCGTCCTGGACGGCCACATCATCTCCGCACGCCGCCCGCCGGACCTGCCGCCTTACGGCAAAGCGTTCTGCGATGCGCTGGCCGGTGAATAG
- a CDS encoding DUF4179 domain-containing protein: MVKTEEELLKEYYHTLSAEAEEVAEMKLNSAVRSGITRSRRSSMSLRKRYALATAAAVLGIVLLYSFPRAGEVLKTQGAAPDQAAIFQSYGPFEKYIPAVMTTNAVSSAIEAGLVQRITGVTAEQNGFVLTVDGIAADQKGIIVLYSLQNKTKENAKVELMQLTSAALNPLNTSREPGSSISPNRITYGYEVRQWESDDAGALPDQIKFELELGKYKQFTPASADSPLAKFSVALPLDREQIAKAGETVHVDKTLEIDGQKIEINEVYLAASGIYLDYTCDPLNSKQIFSMYKPGLLAGGSGDYTYLALRAASFTDSGGRLIFANDRSSTQSLQLQINGILALDKQATQLIIDTDKQQIIKAPDHNLQMSVHNTERGSTLVLEYDSQAQTNSIYNDFRLGQTFTDGAGTVHSADKFEFDIPQRTEPENAKSIPQMYYQGLGSNKYPQPLTFTIKAYPALIKEKLSIPIR; encoded by the coding sequence ATGGTCAAGACAGAAGAAGAGCTGCTGAAGGAGTACTATCACACTCTGTCGGCAGAAGCGGAGGAAGTTGCAGAGATGAAGCTGAACTCGGCGGTGCGCAGCGGTATAACGCGTTCCCGGAGAAGCTCTATGTCATTAAGGAAGCGTTATGCTCTGGCTACAGCGGCGGCAGTACTTGGGATTGTGCTGTTGTACTCTTTTCCCCGGGCTGGCGAGGTGTTGAAGACACAGGGAGCTGCTCCGGATCAGGCAGCAATATTTCAGAGCTACGGACCCTTTGAAAAGTACATTCCAGCTGTAATGACCACCAACGCCGTATCTTCTGCAATCGAGGCTGGCCTTGTACAGCGCATCACGGGTGTTACTGCGGAGCAGAACGGATTTGTTCTGACTGTAGATGGAATTGCTGCGGATCAGAAGGGGATTATCGTTTTGTATTCATTGCAGAACAAGACTAAAGAGAATGCCAAAGTTGAACTTATGCAGCTTACATCAGCAGCTTTAAACCCATTGAATACTTCCAGGGAACCGGGGAGTTCAATTTCCCCAAATCGTATAACCTACGGTTATGAGGTAAGGCAGTGGGAGAGTGATGATGCAGGCGCTCTTCCCGATCAAATTAAGTTTGAGCTTGAGCTTGGTAAGTACAAGCAGTTCACGCCAGCTTCAGCAGATAGCCCTCTCGCTAAATTTTCTGTAGCTCTTCCGCTGGACAGGGAGCAGATTGCTAAGGCAGGAGAAACCGTACATGTAGACAAAACACTGGAAATAGACGGTCAGAAAATTGAAATTAATGAGGTCTATCTGGCCGCCTCCGGCATTTATCTGGACTATACCTGCGACCCGCTGAACTCCAAACAGATCTTCTCTATGTATAAACCGGGTCTCTTAGCGGGCGGCAGTGGTGATTATACGTATCTGGCTTTACGCGCCGCCAGCTTTACGGACAGTGGGGGCAGACTGATATTTGCGAACGACAGGAGCTCGACACAATCGCTCCAGCTGCAAATCAATGGGATTCTGGCGCTGGATAAGCAGGCAACCCAATTGATTATCGATACCGACAAGCAACAAATTATCAAGGCTCCGGACCACAATCTGCAAATGTCTGTTCACAACACGGAGAGGGGCTCCACGCTGGTGCTGGAATATGATTCTCAGGCACAGACTAACAGTATCTACAATGACTTTAGGCTGGGGCAAACATTTACCGATGGAGCAGGTACGGTTCATTCAGCAGACAAGTTTGAGTTCGATATTCCGCAGCGCACTGAGCCGGAGAATGCGAAGTCAATCCCTCAAATGTACTACCAAGGTCTGGGCAGCAATAAATACCCGCAGCCGCTGACGTTCACCATTAAGGCGTATCCTGCTCTGATCAAAGAGAAGCTGTCCATCCCTATCCGCTAA
- a CDS encoding sigma-70 family RNA polymerase sigma factor: protein MEHTWEGEQVRHLNEQEQLFISRVLAQKKILYSIAYSYLRSEAESLEMVQETTYRAWVKRRSLKDEDRFAPWLTRILINCCKDELKRRKRLTAPVPEQASAGLQEMTSDRKLDMEQALEAVKPKYRQVLVLKYYRDMTLTEIAEVLGKPEGTVKTWLNKGLKQLRDKMKIKGGL, encoded by the coding sequence ATGGAGCATACGTGGGAAGGCGAGCAGGTGCGCCACTTGAATGAACAGGAGCAGCTGTTTATCAGCCGGGTACTGGCCCAGAAGAAAATACTCTACAGCATTGCATACAGCTACTTGCGCAGTGAGGCAGAGTCACTTGAGATGGTTCAGGAAACTACATACCGGGCCTGGGTGAAGCGCAGGAGCCTGAAGGACGAGGACCGGTTCGCACCCTGGCTGACCCGGATTCTGATCAACTGCTGCAAGGATGAACTGAAACGGAGGAAGCGGCTGACTGCTCCTGTGCCGGAACAGGCAAGCGCTGGACTGCAGGAGATGACCAGTGACCGTAAGCTGGATATGGAGCAGGCCCTGGAAGCAGTGAAGCCGAAATACCGTCAGGTGCTTGTACTGAAGTACTACCGGGATATGACGCTGACAGAAATTGCCGAGGTGCTGGGCAAGCCGGAAGGAACGGTCAAGACCTGGCTGAACAAGGGGCTTAAGCAGTTGCGCGACAAGATGAAAATCAAAGGGGGGCTATAG
- the ptsP gene encoding phosphoenolpyruvate--protein phosphotransferase, whose amino-acid sequence MIQGIGAAAGVAIGKAFVLPNWEWSLPDTQVNPVDLAKEFERLYEGIRTSKDEIEFIKKEFREVVGPEESSIFDAHLAILDDPVFMSEIRGIIERQYKAAEVAVKEAIDHFVAMFDLLDDEYMKERAVDIKDVGNRLLKHLLGAPEVTLPSDTQPYILVAKELSPSQLAHLNPAYVLGIVTMMGGKTSHSSIMARALGIPLVAGLENKILTPIQTGDMLVLDGETGAVMIHPDESTLLDFNTRRAKQQRKREQLELLATVEAVTKDGVSLRLAGNISSVKELNMALKYGAEGVGLFRTEFLYMDRSSFPTEEEQFEVYKLVAEKVGKESVVIRTLDIGGDKHLDYFQLPEEQNPFLGYRAIRISLDRKDMFKTQITAILRASHYGNVRMMFPMISSVEEVQAAKAVLNEVKSELDSRGVPYNREIKVGIMIEVPAAVMIADLLAEEVDFFSIGTNDLVQYVLAVDRMNEQIAHMYHPYHPGVLRMIRMTVDAARSVGIDVSVCGEMAADERSLPLWLELGISVLSMSPQALLKVKHRTLNTLASEAREIAKVCFRNRTSSETEEQLTAFVGRSGFPLGAGGDSKEKTS is encoded by the coding sequence ATGATACAAGGCATAGGCGCCGCAGCAGGTGTTGCCATCGGGAAGGCCTTTGTCCTGCCGAACTGGGAATGGAGTCTGCCGGACACCCAGGTGAATCCGGTGGATCTGGCGAAGGAGTTCGAACGGTTGTACGAAGGCATTCGGACCTCCAAGGACGAAATCGAGTTTATCAAAAAAGAATTCCGCGAGGTCGTCGGACCGGAGGAATCGAGCATTTTTGATGCCCATCTGGCGATCCTGGATGATCCGGTGTTCATGAGCGAAATCCGCGGCATTATCGAACGCCAATACAAGGCAGCCGAGGTGGCGGTCAAGGAGGCGATCGACCACTTCGTGGCGATGTTCGATTTGCTCGACGATGAATATATGAAGGAACGTGCGGTGGATATCAAGGATGTCGGCAACCGTCTGCTGAAGCATCTTCTGGGTGCGCCTGAGGTCACTCTTCCGTCGGATACCCAGCCTTACATCCTGGTAGCGAAGGAGCTGTCCCCCTCACAGCTGGCGCATTTGAATCCGGCGTATGTGCTGGGCATCGTGACGATGATGGGGGGCAAAACCTCGCATTCCTCCATCATGGCCCGTGCGCTCGGCATTCCGCTGGTGGCGGGCCTGGAGAACAAGATCCTGACTCCTATCCAGACGGGGGACATGCTGGTGCTGGATGGGGAGACCGGGGCGGTCATGATTCATCCGGATGAATCCACACTTCTTGACTTCAACACCAGACGCGCTAAGCAGCAGCGGAAGCGGGAGCAATTGGAACTGCTTGCAACCGTCGAAGCGGTGACGAAGGACGGTGTGTCTCTGCGGCTGGCCGGTAATATCAGTTCCGTGAAGGAGCTGAATATGGCGCTGAAATACGGGGCCGAGGGAGTGGGGCTGTTCCGCACAGAGTTTCTGTACATGGACCGCAGTTCTTTTCCGACAGAGGAGGAGCAGTTCGAAGTCTATAAGCTGGTCGCGGAAAAAGTCGGCAAGGAGTCTGTGGTCATCCGCACGCTTGATATCGGGGGAGACAAGCATCTGGATTACTTCCAGCTGCCGGAGGAGCAGAACCCGTTCCTCGGCTACCGGGCCATCCGGATCAGCCTGGACCGCAAGGATATGTTCAAAACCCAGATTACAGCCATTCTGCGGGCCAGTCATTACGGCAATGTGCGGATGATGTTCCCGATGATCTCTTCGGTCGAAGAGGTGCAGGCGGCCAAAGCGGTGCTGAACGAGGTGAAGAGCGAGCTGGACAGCCGGGGAGTACCGTATAACCGCGAGATAAAGGTAGGCATTATGATCGAGGTGCCGGCGGCTGTGATGATCGCTGACCTGCTGGCGGAGGAAGTGGACTTCTTCAGTATCGGTACGAATGATCTGGTGCAGTATGTACTGGCTGTGGACCGGATGAATGAGCAGATTGCCCATATGTATCATCCGTACCATCCGGGAGTGCTGCGCATGATCCGCATGACGGTGGATGCGGCACGCAGCGTAGGCATCGATGTCAGTGTCTGCGGCGAGATGGCCGCAGACGAGCGCTCACTGCCGCTCTGGCTGGAGCTGGGGATCAGTGTGCTGAGCATGTCGCCGCAAGCCTTGCTGAAGGTGAAGCACCGTACGCTGAACACCCTGGCTTCTGAAGCCAGGGAGATTGCGAAGGTTTGCTTCCGCAACCGCACCAGCTCTGAGACAGAGGAGCAGCTTACAGCTTTTGTAGGACGGAGCGGATTCCCGCTGGGCGCCGGCGGAGATTCCAAAGAGAAGACGTCATAG
- a CDS encoding glucose PTS transporter subunit IIA, whose amino-acid sequence MNWLGSLQQLGRAIMLPTMVLPAAAILLSLGSLPWSAWGLSSVSEVTTYAGQGIFYFMPYLFAVGVAWGLSNQAGPAGLAALAGMFTYDRIVSNMGDGAVQPATLIGIILGIVAGVAHNRFKNIKLPEAIQFFGGSRFVLLFMGLFSALFAWVMLGVSPLLQELLNELFRVVQVTGGYGVFVYGVLYRVLTAFGLHHILNNVFWFQLGSFTTPDGSAVVQGDLPRFFAGDPTAGVFMAGLFPIMMFALPAIAFAIIQEAREDLKPKIKKTFLRAALVCFLTGVSEQIEFAFLFASPYLFALHVVMSGLAMVLTYSLGIHHGFSYSAGTIDFFLNMHLSQRAWLLIPIGIGYGIVYYNVFRWAIRRFQIPTPGREEGSELGDWAGNIPYQAPLILEALGGKENIVQVQACITRLRLTVHNDRFIDTGALKGLGSAGIIKLGGGNVQVVFGTYSELIREEIDKLMLRDLPQVLFSAPIQGRMMPIEEVPDHIFAAKLVGDGVAFVPEKGELVSPVFGKVMHVYPTMHAVGIATPEGLEVLMHIGIDTSQLKGPFEALVQEGDSVEPGQLLVKFDLAFLKEHAASLATPMVITNPDRVKSWSYAPFKNVKKGQSSVMSVVLHESNVGGIEA is encoded by the coding sequence TTGAATTGGCTCGGATCTTTGCAGCAGTTGGGCAGAGCCATTATGCTTCCTACCATGGTGCTTCCGGCGGCAGCTATCCTGCTGAGTCTGGGCAGCTTACCGTGGTCTGCATGGGGACTTTCTTCGGTATCCGAAGTGACGACGTACGCGGGGCAAGGAATATTCTATTTCATGCCTTATTTGTTTGCTGTCGGTGTGGCGTGGGGGTTGTCCAATCAGGCCGGACCGGCCGGACTGGCCGCACTCGCAGGGATGTTCACTTATGACCGGATTGTGTCCAACATGGGAGACGGGGCTGTACAGCCTGCAACATTAATTGGGATTATCCTTGGGATTGTAGCCGGTGTAGCACATAACCGGTTTAAGAATATCAAGCTGCCGGAGGCGATCCAGTTTTTTGGAGGGTCGCGTTTTGTTTTGCTGTTCATGGGCTTATTCTCGGCGCTGTTCGCCTGGGTCATGCTCGGAGTGTCTCCGCTACTACAGGAGCTGCTTAATGAGCTGTTCAGGGTAGTGCAGGTGACCGGCGGCTATGGAGTGTTTGTCTACGGGGTGCTATACAGGGTGCTGACGGCCTTTGGCCTGCATCATATTCTGAATAATGTGTTCTGGTTCCAACTGGGCTCCTTTACGACGCCTGACGGCAGTGCAGTCGTACAGGGAGATTTGCCGCGCTTTTTTGCCGGTGATCCTACAGCGGGAGTGTTCATGGCCGGGCTGTTCCCGATTATGATGTTCGCCCTGCCCGCAATTGCTTTTGCGATCATTCAGGAAGCGCGCGAGGACCTCAAGCCTAAGATCAAGAAGACTTTTTTGCGTGCAGCTTTGGTGTGCTTTCTGACCGGTGTGTCGGAGCAGATTGAATTTGCCTTCCTGTTCGCGTCGCCGTATTTATTTGCGCTGCATGTGGTCATGTCCGGGCTTGCGATGGTGCTGACCTACTCGCTCGGGATTCATCACGGCTTCTCCTATTCGGCAGGGACTATCGACTTCTTCCTCAACATGCATCTGTCCCAGCGGGCCTGGCTGCTGATTCCGATCGGGATCGGCTATGGTATTGTCTATTATAACGTGTTCCGCTGGGCGATCCGCCGGTTCCAGATTCCTACGCCGGGCCGTGAGGAAGGTTCTGAGCTGGGAGACTGGGCGGGTAATATCCCTTATCAGGCTCCGCTGATTCTGGAGGCGCTGGGCGGCAAGGAGAATATTGTGCAGGTTCAGGCCTGCATCACCCGGCTGAGATTAACGGTGCATAATGATCGCTTCATAGATACAGGGGCGCTTAAGGGCCTTGGCTCCGCAGGCATTATCAAGCTTGGCGGGGGCAACGTGCAGGTCGTCTTCGGTACATATTCGGAGCTGATCCGTGAGGAGATTGACAAGCTGATGCTGCGCGATCTGCCGCAGGTGCTGTTCAGTGCGCCGATCCAGGGGCGGATGATGCCGATTGAAGAGGTGCCGGATCATATTTTTGCCGCGAAGCTGGTCGGGGATGGAGTGGCCTTTGTCCCGGAAAAGGGAGAGCTGGTCTCGCCCGTATTCGGCAAGGTGATGCACGTTTACCCTACGATGCACGCAGTGGGCATTGCTACGCCCGAAGGGCTTGAGGTGCTCATGCATATCGGGATCGACACTTCGCAGCTTAAAGGGCCGTTTGAGGCGCTTGTACAGGAAGGTGACAGCGTGGAGCCGGGGCAGCTGCTGGTCAAGTTTGATCTGGCCTTCTTGAAAGAGCATGCCGCCTCGCTGGCGACACCGATGGTGATTACCAACCCGGACCGGGTCAAATCCTGGAGCTATGCGCCATTCAAAAACGTGAAAAAGGGGCAGTCTTCCGTCATGTCCGTGGTACTACATGAAAGCAATGTTGGAGGGATCGAAGCATGA
- a CDS encoding CoA-binding protein has translation MSFENPSREEIGEILATAGNIAVVGLSDKTDRTSYMVAGAMQSRGYRIIPVNPSVDGEILGEKCYHTLAEIPEPVDIVNVFRRSEYCAAVAQEAADIGARVLWLQQGIISQEAADIAAANHMIAIMDRCIKVEEAITMKGRSRG, from the coding sequence ATGAGCTTTGAGAACCCGAGCAGGGAAGAGATCGGCGAGATTCTGGCTACGGCAGGCAATATCGCTGTTGTTGGCCTATCCGACAAAACAGACCGCACCTCTTATATGGTAGCTGGTGCTATGCAGAGTCGGGGCTACCGGATCATTCCGGTCAATCCGTCGGTAGATGGTGAGATTCTGGGCGAGAAATGCTACCATACGCTGGCGGAGATTCCGGAGCCGGTGGATATTGTGAATGTGTTCCGCCGCAGTGAATACTGCGCGGCTGTGGCGCAGGAGGCCGCTGATATCGGCGCGCGTGTTCTTTGGCTGCAGCAGGGTATCATTAGTCAGGAGGCGGCGGACATTGCCGCTGCAAATCATATGATCGCAATCATGGACCGCTGCATCAAGGTGGAGGAAGCGATCACGATGAAGGGCCGGAGCCGGGGCTAA
- a CDS encoding GNAT family N-acetyltransferase, which translates to MGEVSTLDSLSITPLAPKDIPSISKLFKVTIADAFEREGLGHLQADIRQETAAKIQMANAALNPQDTDVYFWLARSGGAVIGTVSYAPCGEDIRKCTDNRLSAVGELGSLYVLPEFQGQGVGSALIEEVMAFLRKRGISEFCLDSGYKRAQDRWLRKFGTPYAAVQDYWGPDSVHMVWLCSVRDPEDS; encoded by the coding sequence ATGGGTGAAGTGAGCACTTTAGATTCATTAAGCATCACACCTCTTGCTCCGAAGGACATCCCTTCCATATCGAAGTTGTTCAAGGTGACGATCGCCGACGCCTTCGAACGGGAAGGATTGGGTCACCTGCAGGCAGACATTCGGCAGGAGACCGCAGCCAAGATACAGATGGCCAATGCTGCGCTGAATCCGCAGGATACGGATGTGTATTTCTGGCTGGCTAGAAGCGGCGGAGCGGTAATCGGCACTGTTTCTTATGCGCCTTGCGGAGAGGACATACGGAAGTGCACCGATAACCGCCTATCGGCTGTCGGTGAGCTGGGAAGCCTGTATGTCCTGCCTGAATTTCAGGGGCAGGGTGTGGGCTCAGCTTTAATTGAGGAGGTCATGGCCTTTCTCAGAAAGCGGGGAATTTCCGAATTCTGCCTGGACAGCGGATATAAGCGGGCCCAGGACAGATGGCTGCGGAAATTCGGAACGCCCTATGCAGCAGTGCAGGATTACTGGGGACCGGATTCCGTTCATATGGTATGGCTATGCAGCGTGAGGGACCCAGAGGACTCATAG
- the aroA gene encoding 3-phosphoshikimate 1-carboxyvinyltransferase, whose amino-acid sequence MDVIVRPTPTLQGEFGALSSKNYTTRYLLVAALSEGVSTIYHPAHSEDSDAIRRCIADLGAVLTEDDEKIVVQGFGRHPRDVKELNVGNAGAVLRFLMAVAALSPEVTFVNTYPDSLGKRPHDDLILALGQLGVEVEHNNGRLPITIRGGKPQGGRITVSGAVSSQYLSALLFLTPLLEEDSEIIVLDDLKSKVVIGQTLEVLEQAGIIVHAADDYMSFKVPGRQTYAAKTYTVQGDYPGSAAVLAAAAVTKSDVTIHRLAERSKQGERAIVDVLRMMEVPLTHENGTVHVQGNGILKAVEFDGDAATDAVLAMVAAAVFAEGTSRFYNVENLRYKECDRITDYLAELTRAGAKVEERRDEIIVHGTPEGVEGGVTINAHYDHRVIMALTVVGLRARQPLLIKDAHHVAKSYPQYFDHLRLLGADVEWVK is encoded by the coding sequence ATGGACGTTATTGTTAGGCCTACGCCGACGCTGCAAGGAGAATTCGGAGCCCTGTCCTCCAAAAACTACACTACGCGCTACCTGCTGGTAGCCGCTCTCTCTGAAGGAGTCAGCACGATTTACCATCCCGCCCACAGCGAGGACAGCGACGCGATCCGCAGATGTATCGCCGATCTCGGCGCAGTCCTCACCGAAGATGATGAGAAAATCGTAGTACAGGGGTTCGGACGCCATCCCCGTGACGTCAAGGAGCTGAATGTCGGGAATGCCGGCGCTGTGCTGCGCTTCCTGATGGCGGTGGCTGCTCTTAGCCCGGAGGTTACCTTCGTGAATACGTATCCCGATTCCCTCGGCAAACGGCCGCATGACGACCTGATTCTGGCACTGGGACAGCTCGGCGTTGAAGTAGAGCATAATAACGGAAGGCTGCCGATTACGATCCGCGGCGGTAAGCCGCAGGGCGGACGGATTACCGTCTCCGGCGCTGTCAGCTCGCAGTATCTTAGCGCACTCCTATTCCTGACCCCGCTGCTTGAAGAAGACAGTGAGATCATCGTGCTGGATGATCTGAAATCCAAGGTGGTCATCGGGCAGACGCTGGAGGTGCTGGAGCAGGCAGGGATTATCGTACATGCGGCGGACGATTATATGTCCTTCAAGGTGCCTGGACGCCAGACCTATGCTGCCAAGACCTATACGGTGCAAGGCGATTATCCGGGATCAGCCGCAGTGCTTGCGGCCGCAGCGGTGACGAAGTCGGATGTGACCATTCACCGGCTGGCTGAGAGAAGCAAGCAGGGGGAGCGGGCCATTGTTGATGTGCTGCGGATGATGGAGGTGCCGCTCACCCATGAGAACGGAACAGTGCATGTGCAGGGGAACGGTATTCTGAAGGCGGTGGAATTCGACGGCGATGCGGCAACTGATGCGGTCCTGGCTATGGTGGCCGCGGCGGTTTTTGCTGAAGGGACCTCACGCTTCTACAATGTGGAGAACCTGCGCTACAAGGAATGTGACCGCATCACGGATTATCTGGCAGAGCTGACCCGGGCCGGTGCGAAGGTTGAGGAACGCCGGGACGAGATCATTGTGCATGGCACACCGGAAGGCGTGGAAGGCGGCGTAACGATTAATGCCCACTATGACCACCGTGTGATTATGGCACTTACTGTAGTAGGCCTGCGGGCCCGCCAGCCGCTGCTTATCAAAGATGCCCATCATGTGGCGAAGTCTTATCCGCAGTATTTCGATCATTTGCGCTTGTTGGGTGCGGATGTGGAATGGGTGAAGTGA
- a CDS encoding rhodanese-like domain-containing protein, with protein MNEIPQITPQELRKRLAAGEELVLIDVREEDEVAFGMIPGAQHIPMGQIPQQTEKLPADTEIIFICRSGNRSQRVCEYLQQFGIQGSNLSGGMIEWDDTSEE; from the coding sequence ATGAATGAAATTCCGCAAATTACACCGCAGGAGCTGCGTAAGCGGCTCGCTGCCGGTGAAGAGCTTGTACTGATCGACGTCCGTGAAGAGGATGAGGTTGCCTTCGGCATGATTCCCGGCGCGCAGCATATCCCGATGGGCCAGATCCCGCAGCAGACGGAGAAGCTTCCGGCAGACACTGAGATCATCTTCATCTGCCGTTCCGGCAACCGCAGCCAGCGGGTCTGTGAATATCTGCAGCAATTCGGCATTCAAGGCTCTAACCTGAGCGGCGGCATGATCGAGTGGGATGATACCAGCGAGGAATAA
- a CDS encoding shikimate kinase — protein sequence MDDRNIILVGMMATGKSTVGAILAEELDYELVDLDAVITGREGRSIADIFAEGGEQAFRSIESAVLQEMLLGERKVISTGGGAVLAPGNAEVMLEHGFVVALTASEDTIIERVSGDENRPLLAGNAANRVRSIMEQRREAYRFAHCTVDTTELNVAEVSQYILLRYRA from the coding sequence ATGGACGATCGAAATATCATTCTCGTCGGGATGATGGCTACAGGGAAATCTACAGTAGGCGCCATTCTGGCCGAGGAGCTTGACTATGAACTGGTTGATCTGGATGCAGTGATTACCGGGAGAGAAGGGCGCAGTATTGCGGATATCTTCGCAGAAGGCGGAGAGCAGGCATTCCGGAGCATTGAATCAGCGGTGCTTCAGGAAATGCTGCTGGGAGAGCGCAAAGTGATCTCTACAGGCGGAGGGGCGGTGCTTGCGCCAGGGAATGCGGAAGTCATGCTCGAGCATGGATTCGTTGTGGCTCTTACAGCCTCGGAGGATACCATTATTGAACGGGTCAGCGGGGATGAGAACCGGCCGCTGCTCGCCGGCAATGCGGCAAACCGGGTCCGTTCCATTATGGAACAGCGCAGGGAAGCTTACCGTTTCGCGCATTGCACGGTCGATACAACGGAGCTGAATGTGGCTGAGGTCTCGCAATACATTTTACTGCGTTACCGCGCTTGA